The Pyrus communis chromosome 5, drPyrComm1.1, whole genome shotgun sequence region aacactttgtaaactcccatttggttgatagtggattattgggtgagctcctactgctccgaggacgtactccagttacactgactgtggaggaacctcgttaaaatctttgtgtcttttatattttgttcttgcattttatttgatatatttctgTGGGTTAGTAagagttggttccaaaaattgatttggtgctatcctagcacaacagcCGGATATGGCGTCAGAGGTACTTTACCGGAGAATCCCACCTCAGAAGATGGTTGATCAGAGCAAAATTTGGAGCTTCTGGGCCGTTCGACCTCCGTTGACGAATCACCCGAGAAGCTCGTCGTCGAGCCCAGCAatcggcggcggcggcggagcCATGGATAGTAGCGTGGTTTCTGGGAAGGGCCCGTGTTGGTCCGAGCTCACATTCGCCGGAATGGTGAAGTGGGGCAAGCGGCGGCAGATTCGCTACCTTCGCAGGCACGAGTCGTCGCCGAGCTCTGGCTCTGAAGATTCAGAGAAGGAAAAGGAGGTAATGGAGCTGGAGGACGGTGACGAAGAAGAAGGCGAGGAGACAGAGGAAGAAGTTCATCTTCCTCCTGTTCTGCCATGGAAGATGAACCTCCGGAATCGGAAGCGGAAGCGCCCTGATAACAAGAGAAAGATCAAAGCTCCGACCCCGAAGCGATCAAAATCCAGAGCAAAATGTCCGAAGCAGAATAACCAGATTGTAGCAGTTCCTGATGGCAGCAGCAGAAAATTGGCTAAAGTTAAACACACTGTAGCAAGATGGTCCGCAGGAAGGTGAGATTAAGATAATCATATCATTAATTGGGTTTTTATTAATAGGTTAATAATATTTAACTGGGTCGATTTGTTTTTGTAAGATTTTTGGTTTTGATAAACGTGAGTTCTTTTGGGATTTTTGCAGGTACAAGCTGGCGGAGGAGAACATGTTGAAGGTGATGAAGGAGAAAGGGGCGGCGATTGGGAACCCAATACGGAGGCCGGCGCTGAGAGCGGAGGCGCGGAGGCTGATTGGGGACACGGGTTTGTTGGATCATTTACTCAAACACATGGCGGGCAAGGTGGCGCCAGGGGGGACCGAGAGGTTTAGGCGGCGGCACAACGCTGATGGGGCCATGGAGTATTGGCTGGAGAGTGCTGATATGGTCCACATCCGAAAGGAAGCTGGGGTTCAAGATCCCTACTGGACCCCGCCACCGGGGTGGAAGCTCGGCGATAGCCCCACCCAGGACCCCACTTGTGCAAGAGAGATTAAGGAGCTCCGTGTAGAAATTGACAAGATTAGAAGGTAATTAATCGCGTTTTTAGTATCTTAATCATGGTATTAATCTGTGATTAATTTATTGGTAAAACTGTTGGTGATACTCTCTCTGGATTTTTTCAGGGAGATGGAGGAGTCCAAGCAGCAAGGGAATGCCGGTTTGGCTATGGCGACCGCTTCAAATTCTTGTTTGACCGGTGTTGACTTGGATCGGGATGGTTCGTTAATCCAGATTAA contains the following coding sequences:
- the LOC137735500 gene encoding protein DYAD-like encodes the protein MASEVLYRRIPPQKMVDQSKIWSFWAVRPPLTNHPRSSSSSPAIGGGGGAMDSSVVSGKGPCWSELTFAGMVKWGKRRQIRYLRRHESSPSSGSEDSEKEKEVMELEDGDEEEGEETEEEVHLPPVLPWKMNLRNRKRKRPDNKRKIKAPTPKRSKSRAKCPKQNNQIVAVPDGSSRKLAKVKHTVARWSAGRYKLAEENMLKVMKEKGAAIGNPIRRPALRAEARRLIGDTGLLDHLLKHMAGKVAPGGTERFRRRHNADGAMEYWLESADMVHIRKEAGVQDPYWTPPPGWKLGDSPTQDPTCAREIKELRVEIDKIRREMEESKQQGNAGLAMATASNSCLTGVDLDRDGSLIQIKEACAELEKKLAKMDEETMEFVTKKEEQMVEFTQSLSGIKEKIRMFELRKEGAVTISGAPPPSETASACEKKEEDKLSGEDMAAAAAEDKAAKIERLRSGFRICKPQGSFLWPDMGSPTNIPSPSSQVLAPPHDPLVVPTPPSSTSSASLHLINPTTPPVKPVADRGPATTTTLCNVTTIPSAPPIFAPPPVLAPQQTQSSTTITISKTLLLNLNELPAAAAPNPNPQTSCEATRTVATYHRRHHHHLPLMVKEEDDGNARNGDDWCASPASTWKEEKWLMALAVGTPGTSLEG